From one Peredibacter starrii genomic stretch:
- the sucD gene encoding succinate--CoA ligase subunit alpha, giving the protein MAILINRNTRLITVGLTGKQGTFHTLQSRDYGTNVVGGVTPGKGGTVHEGIPVFNTTYEAMKETGANAAMIFVPPPFAADSIIECIDAEMPLIICITEGIPVIDMVKVKAALKGSKSRLIGPNCPGVITPGECKIGIMPGHIHMPGNVGVISRSGTLTYEAVYQLTQREIGQSTCVGIGGDPVNGTNFIDVLEMFEKDPDTKAVIMIGEIGGTAETDAARWIKANMSKPVVSFIAGAAAPKGKRMGHAGAIISGEDDSAEAKFKILQECGVTIARSPAELGQKIAEVLKK; this is encoded by the coding sequence ATGGCTATCTTAATTAATAGAAATACTCGTCTGATCACTGTTGGTCTAACTGGTAAACAAGGTACTTTCCACACTCTACAATCTCGTGACTACGGTACGAACGTTGTTGGTGGTGTTACTCCTGGTAAAGGCGGCACAGTTCACGAAGGTATCCCTGTTTTCAACACAACTTACGAAGCAATGAAAGAAACTGGCGCAAATGCAGCCATGATTTTCGTTCCACCTCCGTTTGCTGCTGATTCAATCATCGAGTGTATCGATGCTGAAATGCCTCTTATCATCTGTATCACTGAAGGTATTCCAGTGATCGATATGGTGAAAGTTAAGGCCGCGCTTAAAGGTTCTAAGTCACGCCTAATCGGTCCTAACTGTCCGGGTGTTATCACTCCGGGTGAGTGTAAGATCGGAATTATGCCTGGCCACATTCATATGCCAGGTAACGTGGGAGTAATCTCTCGTTCAGGTACTCTTACTTACGAAGCGGTTTACCAACTTACTCAACGTGAGATCGGTCAATCTACATGCGTAGGTATCGGTGGTGACCCGGTTAACGGCACTAACTTTATCGACGTTCTTGAAATGTTCGAGAAAGATCCTGATACAAAAGCTGTGATCATGATCGGTGAGATTGGTGGTACTGCTGAGACAGACGCTGCTCGTTGGATCAAAGCTAATATGTCTAAACCTGTTGTGAGCTTCATCGCTGGTGCAGCGGCTCCAAAAGGTAAGCGTATGGGTCACGCTGGTGCGATTATCTCTGGCGAAGACGATTCTGCTGAAGCTAAGTTCAAGATTCTACAAGAATGTGGTGTAACAATTGCCCGTTCTCCAGCAGAACTTGGACAAAAGATCGCAGAAGTATTAAAGAAGTAA
- the ndk gene encoding nucleoside-diphosphate kinase has product MAIEKTFSIIKPNSTLDNNIGNIIAHFEKNGLRIAGAKFAKLSKEKAEGFYIEHKERPFFGELVNFMTSGPVMLMVLEGENAVMKNRELMGATNPANAAEGTIRKLYAKSVGENSVHGSDSATAAEREIAYFFERSELTNRF; this is encoded by the coding sequence ATGGCCATCGAAAAAACGTTTTCAATCATTAAACCTAACTCAACTCTTGATAACAATATCGGGAACATCATCGCTCACTTCGAGAAGAATGGTCTTCGCATTGCTGGCGCTAAATTCGCTAAGCTATCAAAAGAGAAAGCTGAAGGTTTCTATATCGAGCACAAAGAGCGTCCTTTCTTCGGCGAACTAGTAAACTTCATGACTTCAGGTCCAGTTATGCTTATGGTTCTTGAAGGCGAAAACGCAGTTATGAAGAACCGCGAGCTTATGGGTGCTACAAACCCAGCTAACGCTGCTGAAGGCACAATCCGTAAGCTATATGCTAAGTCTGTAGGCGAGAACTCAGTTCACGGTTCAGATTCAGCTACAGCTGCTGAAAGAGAGATCGCTTACTTCTTCGAGCGTTCTGAGCTTACAAACCGTTTCTAA
- a CDS encoding CarD family transcriptional regulator, which translates to MFNLGDHVVCPGHGVGQICSVDTKELNGEMKSFYIIKVVSNGMKVMIPVDSKEGVRSLIPSTDISGVFELLQDQNVKVDMSTWNRRHREYTLKVKTGSLLEIADVLRQLLLLKMTKKLSFGERKMLDQCKELIVKEISLSSGTPEGAISEKIDSLYT; encoded by the coding sequence ATGTTTAATCTCGGCGACCACGTTGTATGTCCCGGCCACGGTGTAGGTCAGATTTGCAGCGTCGATACGAAAGAATTAAATGGCGAAATGAAGAGCTTTTACATCATCAAAGTTGTCTCTAACGGCATGAAGGTGATGATCCCCGTTGATAGTAAAGAAGGTGTTCGTTCATTGATCCCATCGACTGATATCAGTGGTGTTTTCGAGTTGCTTCAAGACCAGAATGTTAAAGTTGATATGTCGACGTGGAACCGTCGCCATCGCGAATATACTCTGAAAGTGAAGACCGGCTCTCTTCTTGAGATTGCTGACGTTCTTCGCCAGCTGCTTCTTCTTAAAATGACTAAAAAACTGTCATTTGGTGAAAGAAAAATGTTGGATCAGTGCAAGGAATTGATCGTAAAAGAGATTTCACTATCTTCTGGTACTCCAGAAGGCGCGATCTCTGAGAAAATCGACTCACTTTACACCTAG
- the gltX gene encoding glutamate--tRNA ligase yields MTVRVRFAPSPTGYLHIGGARTALYNYLYSKAVGGTFILRIEDTDLERSNAEYEKLQIDDLKWLGIIHDEGPDKPVEKYGPYRQSERLHIYAKYAQQLIDKGVAYYDFCTEEELEAMKAQNEAEGNDPHYSGKWRNEEHWAEAKARVAAGEKTAIRFKAPKKSYTLNDKVKGSVTYPDNMVGDFVIMRSNGLPTYNYCCVIDDWLMEITHVIRGEDHLNNTVRQLMIYEALGAKLPEFAHVSLLIGHDRQKLSKRHGATSVNLYRNEHYLPEAMNNYLCLLGWSHPAEKDIFDKADLKDVFTLDRFSASAAMYDLEKLKWVNSEHIKKMDNASLIALVEKEPETGFFNKQTPEWKNACVELLKKYAQFIPDFPRLVNELVLSENFEMTDALKEILSWETTPKIIDFIYEDVSKATTEFITEAQLNGWMDHVKKEMGVKGKPLFQGVRAALTGHDHGPDLKFLIPLTPVTVLKKRVAQLKK; encoded by the coding sequence ATGACAGTCAGAGTTAGATTTGCCCCATCACCAACAGGTTACCTGCACATCGGTGGCGCGCGAACTGCCCTTTATAATTATCTCTATTCAAAAGCGGTTGGAGGAACTTTCATCCTTCGTATCGAAGATACAGATCTTGAACGTTCAAATGCTGAATACGAAAAACTTCAAATCGACGACCTTAAATGGTTAGGCATTATCCACGACGAAGGTCCGGATAAGCCCGTTGAGAAATACGGTCCATATCGCCAATCTGAGCGTCTTCACATCTATGCTAAATATGCTCAGCAACTGATCGATAAAGGTGTTGCTTACTATGACTTCTGTACTGAAGAAGAACTAGAGGCCATGAAAGCTCAAAACGAAGCTGAAGGTAATGATCCTCATTATTCAGGTAAGTGGAGAAATGAAGAGCACTGGGCAGAAGCGAAAGCTCGTGTTGCTGCTGGTGAGAAAACTGCTATTCGATTTAAGGCCCCTAAGAAGTCTTATACGCTAAATGATAAAGTGAAAGGTTCAGTAACTTACCCTGACAATATGGTAGGTGACTTCGTTATCATGCGCTCAAATGGTCTTCCGACTTACAACTACTGTTGTGTGATCGATGACTGGTTAATGGAAATCACTCACGTAATCCGTGGAGAAGATCACCTTAACAATACTGTTCGTCAGCTTATGATCTATGAAGCTCTAGGTGCTAAACTTCCGGAGTTCGCTCACGTATCCCTTCTTATCGGTCACGACCGTCAGAAGCTTTCAAAACGTCATGGCGCTACTTCAGTGAACCTTTACCGTAATGAGCACTACCTTCCAGAAGCGATGAATAATTATCTTTGTCTTCTTGGTTGGTCTCACCCGGCGGAAAAAGATATTTTCGATAAAGCGGATCTTAAAGATGTGTTCACGCTTGATCGCTTCTCAGCATCTGCAGCGATGTACGATCTTGAAAAACTTAAGTGGGTAAACTCTGAGCACATTAAGAAGATGGATAATGCCTCTCTTATCGCGCTAGTTGAAAAAGAGCCTGAGACAGGTTTCTTCAATAAGCAAACTCCAGAGTGGAAAAACGCCTGTGTTGAGCTTCTTAAGAAGTATGCTCAATTCATTCCGGATTTCCCAAGACTTGTTAATGAATTAGTTCTAAGTGAAAACTTTGAAATGACTGATGCGCTTAAAGAGATCCTTTCTTGGGAAACAACTCCGAAGATCATCGACTTCATTTATGAAGACGTTTCAAAGGCAACAACTGAATTTATCACAGAGGCCCAGCTGAACGGTTGGATGGACCATGTGAAAAAAGAAATGGGTGTAAAAGGGAAGCCGCTTTTCCAGGGTGTTCGTGCCGCTCTTACTGGCCACGATCACGGACCGGATCTGAAGTTTTTGATCCCACTTACTCCAGTAACTGTTTTAAAGAAGCGCGTAGCTCAACTTAAGAAGTAG
- the cysS gene encoding cysteine--tRNA ligase yields the protein MARELKVHNNLTRKKEVFQTIEPGKVKFYSCGPTTYDFLHIGNARALVVGDLFNRVLKAFGYDVTFVRNYTDVDDKIIDRAKELKRDPIEHAALFVKECETDMNSLGMMPATHTPKVTETMPEIIKMIEDIIKNGSGYVVEGGEVLFNVPSFAEYGKLSKKDLESLQHGIRVDVDSRKKNPSDFVLWKPAKAGEPAWDSPWGKGRPGWHIECSAMAKKFLGPTLDLHHGGVDLMFPHHENEIAQSEAANKCPFCNNWAHNEFLNFGTEKMSKSLGNVIKIRDFVEKYGGQVLRHILLSVHYRARLEWSDEVLQRALDEVKRIHEFALEAKTYTSAANPSADGTISETIEKMMEELSNDFNSAGALGHFFSFIRYVKANKDKLSAENIVQVNNTIKFVEEALGLINKDPQAVIDALHKHDQDTSSTGVDAAWIEGLIEERKAAKAAKNWARADEIRKELTQKSIELKDNPDGSTSWKVQS from the coding sequence ATGGCCAGAGAATTAAAAGTTCACAATAACCTCACTCGTAAGAAAGAAGTTTTTCAAACGATCGAACCAGGCAAGGTAAAGTTTTATTCTTGTGGCCCGACGACTTATGACTTCCTTCACATCGGAAACGCTCGCGCATTAGTTGTGGGCGATCTTTTTAACCGTGTTTTAAAAGCATTTGGTTATGATGTGACGTTCGTTCGTAACTACACTGACGTTGATGATAAGATTATCGATCGCGCGAAAGAGCTTAAACGTGATCCTATTGAGCACGCAGCTCTTTTCGTTAAAGAGTGTGAAACAGACATGAACTCTTTAGGAATGATGCCGGCGACTCATACACCAAAAGTAACTGAAACCATGCCTGAGATCATCAAGATGATCGAAGACATTATTAAGAATGGTTCAGGATACGTGGTTGAGGGCGGGGAAGTTCTTTTCAACGTTCCTTCATTCGCTGAATACGGAAAACTATCTAAGAAAGATCTAGAATCACTTCAGCACGGTATTCGTGTCGATGTAGATTCTCGTAAGAAAAACCCTTCAGACTTCGTTCTATGGAAGCCAGCAAAAGCAGGAGAGCCTGCTTGGGATTCTCCATGGGGTAAAGGTCGTCCAGGTTGGCACATTGAGTGTTCAGCGATGGCAAAGAAGTTCTTAGGACCAACACTTGATCTTCACCACGGTGGCGTGGATCTTATGTTCCCACACCACGAGAATGAAATTGCTCAATCAGAAGCGGCCAACAAGTGTCCATTCTGTAATAACTGGGCCCACAATGAGTTTTTGAATTTCGGTACTGAGAAGATGAGCAAGTCTCTTGGTAACGTGATTAAGATTCGTGACTTCGTTGAGAAGTACGGCGGACAAGTGCTTCGTCATATTCTTCTTTCAGTTCACTACCGTGCTCGTCTTGAGTGGAGTGATGAAGTTCTTCAACGTGCGCTGGATGAAGTGAAGCGTATTCACGAGTTCGCGCTTGAAGCGAAGACTTATACATCTGCGGCGAATCCTTCAGCTGATGGAACGATCTCTGAGACCATCGAGAAGATGATGGAAGAGCTTTCAAATGACTTTAACTCAGCAGGAGCTCTAGGGCATTTCTTCTCATTCATTCGTTATGTAAAAGCTAATAAAGATAAATTATCAGCTGAGAACATCGTTCAGGTGAACAACACGATTAAGTTCGTGGAAGAGGCGCTTGGACTCATTAATAAAGATCCTCAAGCGGTTATCGATGCCCTTCATAAGCACGATCAAGACACAAGCTCGACAGGAGTCGATGCAGCATGGATTGAAGGACTGATTGAAGAGCGTAAAGCGGCCAAAGCGGCCAAGAACTGGGCCCGCGCTGATGAGATTCGCAAAGAATTGACACAGAAGAGTATCGAATTAAAAGATAACCCAGACGGTTCTACGTCTTGGAAGGTGCAAAGCTAG
- a CDS encoding DUF1828 domain-containing protein translates to MTLSCSILTSNLAGFSIIKECDVVKGGIVRIATKLQFPNGEYIDVFVKPHSDLGGDGFIVTDMGFTSDFLRNAWVSPFTNKKRMNYIEEVCALFDLKFEKGEIKTFARSEMELPLAIIDTAQSCLRVSDMVMNQRFKITSQFKAEFELFLLEDLKIAPGLIVNDYQITLPDRTVKIPFGVKSPSNFNLIHTLSCNNPTSAKQVSHEIFIDWYDLERDSGHGRFLTVYNSESSFLKEYDIKRLQDISNVVAFPADQEQIKELLLA, encoded by the coding sequence ATGACACTTTCATGTTCTATACTTACTTCAAATCTTGCAGGCTTTTCCATCATCAAAGAATGTGATGTTGTTAAAGGTGGTATCGTTCGCATTGCAACGAAGCTTCAATTTCCTAATGGCGAATATATAGATGTTTTTGTTAAGCCACATTCGGACCTAGGTGGGGATGGCTTCATTGTAACTGATATGGGATTTACTTCCGACTTCCTCAGGAACGCGTGGGTTTCTCCTTTTACAAATAAAAAAAGAATGAATTACATCGAAGAGGTGTGTGCGCTCTTTGATCTTAAATTTGAGAAGGGTGAAATAAAAACTTTTGCTAGAAGCGAAATGGAACTGCCGCTTGCGATCATTGATACGGCTCAGTCATGTCTTAGAGTTTCAGATATGGTGATGAATCAGAGATTTAAAATTACGTCTCAATTTAAAGCGGAATTTGAGCTCTTTCTCCTTGAGGATCTAAAAATAGCCCCAGGTCTAATCGTTAATGATTATCAGATTACTCTTCCGGACAGAACTGTTAAAATTCCATTTGGAGTTAAAAGTCCAAGCAATTTCAATCTCATTCATACACTATCATGCAATAATCCAACTTCAGCGAAACAAGTTTCGCATGAAATCTTTATCGATTGGTACGACCTCGAAAGAGATAGTGGCCACGGACGATTTCTAACGGTGTATAATTCAGAAAGTTCTTTTCTAAAAGAATATGACATTAAACGACTTCAAGATATTTCTAATGTCGTAGCATTTCCAGCTGATCAAGAACAAATCAAAGAATTACTTCTCGCTTAA